A genome region from Marasmius oreades isolate 03SP1 chromosome 5, whole genome shotgun sequence includes the following:
- a CDS encoding uncharacterized protein (CAZy:AA5) gives MDGLNPDRHTIKLVHWPQDNHPSILAFEAFILIPHRTNTLSHSRSIAPRKVSQHSWSLVQKGSTGVNAMQLVVVSQERVLIIDKVEHNPLTIDGHPAWASEYNLLTHAVKPVRLQSNSFCAGGSFLGNGTLINVGGNPVVEDHTGAADFGDVNGLQAVRLYHPCDSVDGECSFYENHERVRMASPRWYNSVVRISDGSAMIIGGSIKGGWINNATVNNPTIEYYPPKSIHGSKGNPIHIPFLQETVGANLFPIATSLPDGRVFIAANQDAIIYDWKRNTEIRLPRLPNGVRVTYPMAGTGLLLPLSYEDNYTPTILLCGGSTVDDKTASYEISSQTPASSQCVRMVLDEGGIKKGWEVEQMPQARLMPDAVFLPTGQVVIINGAGSGISGYGNVKDQVGASNAANPVLKPVLYDPLLPPGSRFSSEGLPSSSIPRLYHSVASLTPQGNIMIAGSNPNLDRSEVAYGTEYRAEWLNPPYMGAQRPKILNYKNVETIPFGKTFSLRVENCGDKSQGRGVFMDLGFVTHAVHMNSRMVYAKIIQTADGLWSITAPPNENVYPPGPAWMFFLCDGIPSEGKKVIIGEGHSPPVDEAIAH, from the exons ATGGATGGTTTAAATCCCGATCGCCATACTATAAAGCTAGTGCATTGGCCTCAAGACAATCACCCATCTATACTTGCCTTCGAGGCTTTCATCCTGATCCCTCACCGCACTAATACTCTATCGCACTCTCGTTCCATCGCTCCTCGAAAAGTTTCTCAACATAGCTGGTCACTTGTTCAGAAAGGCTCCACCGGGGTCAACGCTATGCAATTAGTAGTAGTGTCCCAAGAACGAGTTCTGATCATCGACAAGGTCGAACACAACCCACTTACAATAGACGGTCATCCTGCTTGGGCGTCGGAATATAACCTCCTTACACATGCTGTGAAACCTGTTCGTTTGCAGTCAAACTCATTTTGTGCTGGTGGTTCTTTCCTAGGAAACGGTACTTTGATCAATGTAGGAGGAAATCCTGTTGTAGAGGATCATACTGGCGCAGCAGATTTTGGCGATGTCAATGGCCTCCAAGCCGTCCGCCTATATCACCCTTGCGACTCGGTCGACGGCGAATGCTCTTTCTATGAGAATCATGAACGTGTCAGAATGGCGAGTCCTCGATGGTACAACTCCGTAGTTCGCATTTCCGATGGGAGTGCTATGATTATCGGAGGATCGATCAAAGGTGGATGGATTAATAACGCGACTGTCAACAATCCCACCATCGAGTATTACCCTCCCAAGTCTATTCATGGCTCTAAAGGAAACCCCATTCATATACCCTTCCTCCAGGAAACTGTCGGAGCTAATCTTTTCCCTATCGCTACATCTCTCCCTGATGGTCGGGTCTTTATTGCTGCCAACCAGGATGCAATCATTTACGACTGGAAACGCAATACTGAGATTCGTCTTCCTCGGCTACCTAACGGCGTCAGGGTTACTTATCCTATGGCTGGCACAGGTCTACTACTCCCCCTTTCTTACGAAGACAACTATACTCCAACTATTCTTCTCTGCGGTGGGTCTACCGTTGACGACAAAACAGCATCATACGAGATTTCTTCGCAAACCCCGGCTTCTTCACAGTGCGTTCGAATGGTTCTTGACGAGGGTGGAATAAAAAAAGGTTGGGAGGTTGAGCAAATGCCTCAAGCTAGACTCATGCCTGATGCTGTCTTCCTTCCCACCGGACAAGTGGTCATCATCAACGGGGCTGGATCCGGAATTTCAGGCTATGGAAACGTCAAGGACCAAGTAGGAGCTTCGAATGCGGCAAATCCTGTTCTCAAGCCTGTTCTCTACGACCCTTTATTACCCCCTGGGTCTCGCTTTTCCTCGGAAGGACTGCCCTCTAGCTCTATCCCCCGATTGTATCACAGTGTCGCCAGTTTGACACCTCAAGGCAATATCATGATCGCTGGTAGCAACCCCAATCTGGATCGCAGCGAAGTTGCTTATGGAACGGAGTATAGAGCCGAGTGGCTGAACCCGCCGTATATGGGTGCTCAAAGGCCTAAAATCCTGAATTACAAGAACGTGGAGACGATACCATTTGGAAAGACTTTCTCTTTACGTGTCGAGAACTGCGGTGACAAGTCTCAAGGTCGAG GCGTTTTCATGGATCTCGGATTTGTTACACATGCTGTTCATATGAATTCGCGTATGGTCTATGCAAAGATTATTCAAACGGCGGACGGGCTGTGGTCGATTACTGCACCTCCGAATGAAAACGTCTATCCCCCAGGGCCTGCGTGGATGTTTTTCTTGTGCGATGGGATTCCTAGCGAAGGGAAGAAGGTGATTATTGGTGAAGGTCACAGTCCTCCTGTCGATGAGGCAATTGCACA TTAA
- the PNO1 gene encoding pre-rRNA-processing protein pno1 (BUSCO:EOG09264SQJ) has product MVVAHTQPSTSGAAPGHKKSRRKTSKKSSNAIASKLVDRDADMDLNEGSTITDVIPVQDDNIDDEVVMIDAESTSLPQASAVLTLPPLADGAQSGPLKSETRRIPIPPHRMTPLKKDWINLFGPLTEILGLQVRMNVQRRSVEIRTSKHTKEIGSLQKGADFVKAYALGFDVNDAIALLRLDDLYLDSFEIKDVKSLQGDHLSRAIGRIAGQDGKTKFTIENASRTRIVLADTKIHIMGSFQNIKIARDAIVSLILGSPPGKVYAGLRTVSSRMRHRAL; this is encoded by the exons ATGGTCGTCGCACACACACAACCCAGCACTTCCGGAGCTGCTCCCGGACACAAGAAAAGCAGACGAAAAACCTCAAAAAAATCGTCAAATGCAATTGCATCGAAGTTGGTGGACAGAGATGCAGATATGGATCTCAACGAGGGCTCGACTATCACAGACGTTATACCCGTGCAGGATGACAACATCGACGACGAAGTCGTTATGATTGACGCTGAATCGACTTCACTCCCTCAAGCATCCGCTGTTCTAACCCTTCCGCCCTTGGCCGATGGTGCGCAAAGTGGACCTCTGAAATCAGAAACAAGGCGGATACCGATACCCCCACATCGAATGACACCATTaaaaaaagattggattAATCTGTTCGGCCCATTAACTGAGATATTGGGTCTGCAAGTGCGGATGAATGTTCAGAGAAGATCCGTGGAAATACGA ACATCAAAGCACACCAAAGAAATAGGTTCACTACAGAAGGGCGCAGATTTTGTGAAAGCGTACGCTTTAGGGTTCGATGTTAAC GATGCGATCGCTCTCCTCCGTTTAGACGACCTTTACCTCGATTCATTCGAGATCAAAGATGTGAAATCACTACAAGGCGACCACCTCTCGAGAGCTATCG GTCGAATTGCTGGCCAAGATGGTAAAACCAAATTCACGATCGAAAATGCAAGCAGAACACGGATTGTACTAGCTGATAC TAAAATCCACATAATGGGCTCATTTCAAAACATCAAAATCGCTCGCGATGCCATTGTATCACTGATTCTCGGTTCACCACCAGGGAAAGTGTACGCTGGCCTGCGAACGGTCAGTAGCCGTATGCGACATCGCGCATTATAA